Sequence from the Microplitis demolitor isolate Queensland-Clemson2020A chromosome 7, iyMicDemo2.1a, whole genome shotgun sequence genome:
attattattattattattattaatccaaTACTTTGCatcacatttatttatttaatactaaacaataaatgccgctgataaatttaaaataaccggctattagtaattaagtaaataataattttttttttgttttatttaaatttcagccCAGGTACGGTCGCTCTTCGTGAAATCAGAAGATACCAGAAGTCAACGGAGTTGTTGATCAGAAAATTGCCCTTCCAGCGATTGGTTCGTGAAATCGCTCAGGATTTCAAGACCGATTTGCGTTTCCAGAGTGCGGCCATCGGCGCTCTCCAGGAAGCTTCTGAAGCCTACTTGGTCGGTCTCTTTGAAGATACAAACTTGTGCGCAATTCACGCCAAGCGTGTAACAATTATGCCGAAAGACATCCAGTTGGCCCGACGAATCCGTGGTGAACGTGCTTAAATAAATCCAGCTCGAACTAATCTAAAAAtcctattatatatttcaacatTTCACCAAGTTCACCTAAATAATCATCTTTATTATGATTCaatcttaaatattataaactttaaattcagcatttttattttcgttttcgtttagattatttatacaaacatacatttttaattaaacacattaattattattaatttaattgttgtcACTGCCAAACACGTAGCAATCGGCACGGGGTCGGTAAGAGTAgccaaaaatattaaattaagagtaaaattataaatctgttcattttgagaattaaaaaaaaaaattattaaattaaaaaaaaaaattattaaattaaaaaaaaaaaaaaacatgcgTGGAAATTATCCGATAAAGCcagagacaaaaaattaacatgtTTAATTACGTGTCAGACAGTCATGACATCGCTTTTTAGTGTCACAATAcattgaacaattttttttcattttttattcaactccACTGATCATTAGTATAAACACTGATCGTTAATTGATAgtcgattaaaatttaaataaataattaaagaaaaaataaaatcagcaTTGTGATGTCATCTCTGTTGGcattgaatctttttgatgtatttaattaaacatcattaatcactattaaaattaaaattcattattaacaaaaagGTTCATATGTACAAATAGGGAGtaatatgtaataattttttgtaggcaattagagtaagattattattacaattataattattaattattattattattaatgatatgtACTCTAGAAGTAACCGAGTTCAGATTAAATAATTCGACATTGCTTATCTCATTTTTGGTTATCAATTAATCATttgaaaatgataagaaaaatttattaaactaagGGCCAGTTTTTCAAGCCAGGTTTAAATTATTGctagtatatctatatattaataatgtatagatatactaGCACTATTACTTTGAACCtggtttgaaaaactggctCCACAGTAAACACAACTAATTAGATCTTCACACGATTATTcgtaattaacaatattttatataaagtgtAAATTATCGATtgccaattaatttttgtctataatttttgttataattataaaaaatctcatCAAACGTCTcgaaagttataaattaataagcaatggcttctattttaaaaaaaaaccacaatttattttattatcattcaatTGAATACTTGGATAAATAATTCGCGTTAATAACTAGATGCATACACTTTAATtatgtcattaattattaattaagtaaatttatatttttagttactgCTAAATGTATTTGTTTTGGTATTCTAGCATTGTATTAATCTTGATATTATCTGAATATTAAGTACAATTTTATGTAGACAGACTAAATataactgataataataatgtacattaacgtgaataattttatttatttttatttatctactcAATCACTATTCtagttttttaaacaaattttatattattagaaaaatatccagaggttttttaaatttcttctattaatttttttaaaaatttctttaattgttaattttttttataatttatttaaatccttttaattattttcatttaaaaccaaacaatcatttaaattactcaaCTAACATGGAtgtgtatgtacatatatgatGTTTGTCAACATTAGAACATAACCTCATcttattactaaataaataattaataaaaattaaaataattacagaagttttttcaaaaaaaaaaaaaaaaataaagaaatttgaatagtaattaaatttatcgtaaattaattattttattgttaaataaataattatattcatgaTCTGTTAATTACACAAccatatttacatatatattcatttaaattatatatatacatttataaaatttacccaactatatgaaaataaatataagctttatgaataaatattttaattactttttatagataaggattattatttatttgtaataataaaataaattatataaatttttctacgtaaTAGTTATAGAAATTTCCCGATTCAACAACAGAAGTTtctggaaataatttatttatttaaaaatttatagatattaattttaacttctAAGTAAATATCTAATCAACtgaacaatttttcaaataaataattcaaattttcaactcaaaaaaaatattcaaatttttgagcaTTTCATCATAAATCCAAATCCTTAAATCTATTTAGATATGTGAATCATAAGTAAACAATGCagttgatatataaatatgagtcATTCCTAATCTAAATGATCGGTAATTacaaaaatctaattattcGGCCATTTGCAATCgctgtaaaaatgaaaacaagtAAAAACAATATGACAGCCTTGGAATCATTAacaacagtaataataataaataaaataaaaatggaagCCATGAATGCGTTCAATAGCCCCCACAAGtactttattcaataaaaagtatgtacatgtacctaaaaaaaaagtagtcaaGGGTGCggtttttattaaacataaggGCAAAgttcatttcaattttctcTCCCGTCTCTCCTCTTGCGGACCTCCCCCGAgccatgaatttaaaaaaaaaaaatatttaaattacaaatgaaAAACCGCTTACTCCATCTTATCcagcatatatatttatatatacatatatatatgtactttaTGAATAACATTTACCTCATACTCAATATCATCTGAATCTAAACATTAGGCCGCCGTGTATGTACACGCAGTACTGATGGATGTGTGCGTGTactaaaatatgaataaagaaaatgacATGGACATGaaatgtgaaaaatgaatGTCGCGTCCTGAGTTCCTGAGTAAAAGCTGTCCAACGACCAATGAGATAAGACGAAAAGTTGGGTAGTTGGGTGATTGTCGTGATACCATTGGCCGAAACGGTTGTCGCGGGTTCACTTGAGGCTCTACTTCATGGACTCGAAAAGTTGGCGCGATTCAATTCCTAGGGGCACCTAGTCTAGTGTAAGTGTAATTTTGTAGGCTGGAGGTATggtgtatgtgtgtgttgtgtgtgtgtgtcaaGTATGAAGCAGTAGGACATAGCAAGTAAAGCATAGACAGTAGACGGTGAGGGTACAAGTATGAGTGAAGGGTAGGGACGTAAAGGGAGAGTAAGTTGTGTGTGTGACGACGACCAACAGTAGAGACAGTTTGGAAGAGTAACAGCAACACAGACCGAGACCGAGAGCCAACAGCAACAGCCAAGAGCAAGAGCGTCCACTGCCATCCGAACCAAGTACAAGGAAACATCTAGCTgctagtttatatattttatcattgcGACTAATCAGCGGACTAAGGTGAGTACTGGTAACTGTCTTAATTGTAATGACGATTGTTTTTGCTGACActgataaaagtttatttttgtttagtcgagcgaagtaattttttaaaaattaaataaaatagctaTTGTCCGTACGAGTTGTTACCGTTGCCACCATTTTGTAATTGACGTTTGCGAGGGAATCGTTTCTCTCAATGCACCAACGGCTATGGCATTTACCGTAGACtagataaatttcatttattttgtacACGTGTATTAATTCGTAGGTGTGTCGAGCTGGGGTGCTTTGGAGCTTgaggatttaaaatatttatttggtggaCGAGTAATGAGGTGTCAGCGGAGATGAGTAGTTATTTGGATTAATTAAACATCGATTCGGACGATGATCTCGGGTTGGGGGATTGGGAGATGGAGCGTTGTTTTCTCTCGGCACTTGCACCCAAACATTCGAGACAGGAGGATCGTGAATTCGTCCATTGCGCAACGCGGATCTCCTCCACGCGCTTAGAAGAGCCCCCACTATTTTTGTTTATCCCTTCTTGGTGTGTATTGTCCTCCCATCAAAATCGGaatcagtttatttatttacccccCACTCCAGTTACACATGCGCGGTTACGCTGGACAATTGTTCTTTGTCGTTAAATTAACTTCTCACTTTTACTTGtacgttttattttacttgttaCTCAAGTTATTTCCTTTACTTTaagtctttttatttttagttttattatcgCACTCTCTAATTGCATTCGGAGTAATTACTAATGATATTTTGAGGTCTAAGTGTTGCAGAACAATAATATAACTTTGTggaaacttaatttttaattgtcggtgataaaaataatttttaattaattttattattatttttttttattatagaatatcaaaataaaagatGGCACGTACAAAGCAGACAGCTCGTAAATCAACCGGAGGAAAAGCTCCGCGAAAACAATTGGCTACAAAAGCCGCGCGTAAGAGCGCACCTTCAACCGGTGGTGTCAAGAAACCCCATCGTTAccggtaattattattattattattattaattcaatactttgcatgacatttatttatttaatactaaacaataaatgccgctgataactttaaaataaccgGCTATTggtaattaagtaaataataatttttttttgttttatttaaatttcagccCAGGTACGGTCGCTCTTCGTGAAATCAGAAGATACCAGAAGTCAACGGAGTTGTTGATCAGAAAGTTGCCCTTCCAACGATTGGTTCGTGAAATCGCTCAGGATTTCAAGACCGATTTGCGTTTCCAGAGTGCGGCCATCGGCGCTCTCCAGGAAGCTTCTGAAGCCTACTTGGTCGGTCTCTTTGAAGATACAAACTTGTGCGCAATTCACGCCAAGCGTGTAACAATTATGCCGAAAGATATCCAGTTGGCCCGACGAATCCGTGGTGAACGTGCTTAAATAATCAAGTCTTATTacctatttaaaaaaattcaatacctaatcatcaaaattactgtttactataattattatcattactattattcgTAATAACGGATGACACATTTTATTCATTCCTCTTCATCGTAACGTAAATTGCATCTGTTTGTAGTATCAGACTAAGCAtacacattatatatattaaatatatatcattcaTTACACTCGTAAGATAaactatcaattaattgattatagtCGTTTGCgaccttaaaaataaataaaaaatcatcaattaacATGACattcaatagtaataatttaaaacttaaattaaattgtcgcAAACGATTTCTGGATTCGtcgataattcaaaaatccaCTTACCatttaatcattatcatcaatcattaatgtaataattaaagataattttgcACATAATAGCAATGTGCAGTAGAGTATAATATGTTTAGAGTGATCCAATTACTTTAAGAAAGATTTTAaggttgtattttttttattttacttattttttgtttttgtatcgaaattataatgaattaaGTACTGGATCATATACAAGTATTCATTAAatgtgtgaaaaatttcataaataaatttgctaaTATCTAATTACctggaaattttaattcatttatttaaaaacccGTCCCGCTTAATCAATTCTCGTTGACTTTTAGCCAACGttgagtatataaataaatataagaataatatttaagttaattatcaataatatcaaaaatacatatatattttcattaattaattatttattgaatgagcaaaatattaattacaatttttgaatagtgaataattataattattaattataaattttatttccatgcaatttttatcagtcataaataattcatataaatatttaccacaaataattaataaatattattacaatcAAAGTACAAAtgtaaactaaatatttttatttattgatcaatgaattactttacttttattttaattatttattgtttagatTAAAtgattctataaataaatactggtcgtactgataattatttttctaaacccatctaaatatatattaatatattaaataacttaatttattaatcatttttttttttaatttcgaataataaatataacacagacatatatttacatagacatttattaataattaatgattaataattaatcatgagATCGTTACCAGTGTAATGATAGCATGACTTATCAattaacttttactttttttatctcaaattaCAGAGTAGTATATAACccgggtaaaaatatttcattgaaaatacTTCAAAAAGTCTAAATTTGGCCGAAATTACTTTGAAGCcgtgaaattttattagtagaGGCCGAAAAAATGcggaaattttaaaagtgtgaatgtagcagacggacaaattttaaattattaataaatagagtaaataattaataaaataaaatttaaaaaaaatgcgcatttaaaaaattttcaaattagtaagtgcattttttaaaaattttgatttattaattatttactctatttatttataatttaaaatttgtctgatgtctgctatattcacactcgtaaattttcatgatcctgaagttagcaaacaataatttccggattttttttttttcaagtttagtttaagaaaaaaaaaacaaactaaaaatatgtacatatagaaaatttaaaaatctataagtgctattttttgattttttttttaaacttgtctttttaaaaaaaatctaaaattattagacgtcggctaatctttttattctaaataaattgacCAACAAATTGAGCCAGTCTTTTTTCGGGCTTGTGTTCACTACCTAGGCCTTTTCGGCagagaaaaagttttatttttttgacttgatatttttatacccgggaatataaataaatataaaataatagtaatttattatgatcctgaagttagtagacaattaacaatttccgattttttttttaacaagtaaatgacgaaaaaaaaatatgcacatgtagaaaattaaaaaagctataggttcaattttgaaattttttttttttaattagaccttggttaatttcagtatcataataaattcattaattacaattaaaatatccAGGGCCAGTTTTTTAAACCGGGTTTATATTTAACCgagtttcaatttatattgctagtatatactttaataatatacagatatactagcaataataaatcaaaccTAGATTAACAAAAAATCCGGTTGTAGAAAGTGGCCCTAAATCATTACAAGCAATCGcgatctttttaaattttcctttaattatctaagcttttaaaaaattaaagcaacattttaaagtaaaagacCCAATTATTGATACTGTAATAAATATGCTAAgcattttaatttactcatcatatttaatatataacacataatttttaatttaattaccattGAAATGTCCCAATTATCGAAGTCTTATAATTTCTAGAGCTACGTCAccaaattccttttttttgtttaattttttgtgtaatAAATCCAAAGTGCGTTTCCTAAAATTgtacattttatatttcaatatattataaagaaaGCGAGAAATAAAACGAGTCGATTTCAGACGAGTTTGTTTCTCACACACactagattttttataaaattacttaaatgtCTAGAGTCAATTGAAACGAGACAAGTAAagatcaattataattaattatttaattattctgtaCTTAATAAACATTAAGAATCTGGTAGGACTTTGAGAAATTGATTCAGCAGctagacagatttttttcttctgagTTTTAATGCAGgtgacataaaaattaattaaatttaaaaagtattaataattgagtCTTTTGCCTCATATAgactttctttaaaaataatataattaacactGGAATTAAACaagaagtaaaataattatttgataactCGTTGATTACTTTACAGTCATATGTGATTGTTATTTCTTGATGCAAGACTTCGCACCTGTCGTCTGATTGTTGTTGTCCTattgaaaaacatttaaataaaaataattcttattttaataaattatcaataataaattatcctCTGACCGTTCATCCGAAGATcttttgacaaaaataataattttagttacgAGATTTACCCAGAAAGGGGACGAATTTTCACTCAGATCATTTGCAGGCAGATTAATTGCCGCGGATCAATTGTCTTCGGATAATCAGTCATGTgaccataataaataataattaattaataatgggaattaattaacataaaaagaAACAAGACGATAACAACAACGAGATGCATGACTACAATGacatttattacaaaagtacATTAATAaacacattaattaattaatgacatGCTTTTGAATTCATGTGTttgcttttaatttcaaagactaattattaaaaaaaatataaatataaaaaacgtttaattaaacatttaatgtcgtacattattaatatgtttaacaaacttatttattttaattgtacacttgttttttaaatgcattaataataataataattgttattattaattatttagtactAGTACAGTCAATTTAATgagtatatttaataatattaaagcattttattattttgatggcAATGTAATCTACATTATTATAGATTTGATATAATGAGTCgccagataattattttaaaatgaaaaaatataatcatttattttaaatcgtttttgtaaaaaacttTTGTCTTATGGCTTCACGATAAcaaatctttaaataatttaaaattatttaattataaaataaaataaattaaaaaaataaatctactttttataaattcataaatctatttaatttatcgcaggtataattcatttaatatgcaattaaatttttttagtatttctgagcaattataaaatatatatatatatatttaaataaatatatatgttcaatttaaataaattgatagcAGTCTAAAATGCCGGGATACAGAATTTCGTCgttcgattaaatttaaaaatccgccgtattgattaaaataaaaaataataaaaatttttacaatttttccaACAGTAATTAAGCAGTTAATTACTATCTATTAACGTaaaaacgtaattttaaaaatataaaatatttataatattttttgtcatctaaataaaaatataaaatatttaaataaaataaaatttacgattttaaaaaaatcagtagTGTAGTGGAAGCACAGTAGCGTAATTAAGTACAAATCGATGATACCCTGTACCAAATATTCCTCAAATTACtgtaattcataattaattaggtactgatttaattaataaatcaataaaactaaattactGATTTGAATGACATCCagcatttgaataaattaagattaaaatcttaattaatagttactaattaaataaaactgattAAGGTACAGGATAAACCATCAAGTAACACCAGGTGAGACCGCACATGTACAGTGAAAATGAATAGCCTCAGgcctttgaataaaattatgctGTTACCTGTACAAATCTCTCATTGCTTGATCCTCTCGCGACGCATTCCTGCATGTGTTCAGTTTATTCTCCATAGCCTGCATCAGAAACATAAATATcgtttatcaatttatttattatcattatcactctatattttttcatgcaaTCATTGGAGTAACTACTGCTAGTATTGctggttaattaataaacttatcgGGAAGTAGAAGTATTAATTAGCAGGAAATGTTGAGTTTGAAGCGATGAACGTTaggctgataaaaaaaaatcaaaacaaaaacaaaaaggaACATAAAAGACCtggtgtaaaaataaagatgtCGTAGTGCAAGAACGAGAGGAAGGACAATGTCAGCACTTGGTCAGCTTCCGGCTAGACACTGGACTCTGGTGGCGAGTGATATCATTCTTTTTCTCAAGTGCGTTAGGGCACGAGCACTTCAATCTTCTACAGTCCATGCAGACCCACCTGTCGAGCTACCAATAATACCGTCTATCACACTAATTGATCGAGGCGTAGTTTTAAAACCGGACATACACAAACTACTCAGCATCATTACGACTTATTGATGGTCAATGAACTTATCCagactaattttaaatatttttgtccgATTTTTAAACTAGCACCTCGATTTCCTTTCTTCCTTAATAAATAACTCTAGTCCTCCTTTCAATAATAGTAtgcactattttttttatttgtgggtttaattttaaaaaaacgtgCATCGACAAAAACGTGCAGCTAcagggtaaataaataaataaatatttaaataaaattaaacttaccCCAACTCGTCTCATTAAATCGCCGATTAAATTCATCGCTTGTATTCGAGATGAAGGCGCCATTGGCATGTtcatgttgttgttgttgttgttattgttgttattattgttgataacGTTTCCAACGCCATTGCcaactgattaaaaattttttaaattattttacaacagtaataataataacaattagaGTTTCAATTTAAAGCCgtgtaaaatgaaaaaaaaaaaaaaaagtaaaaacaaaaagttaaattataatttttattaaatataaaaataaaaaagaaagttaATACAATTGTTTATCTAACtgttattaaaaacaattattattaattattttttagttatcaattatattgttaaagtataaaaattaacaaggtACGAAAGTGTGGATAAGTCATTTGCAATTAAGTTAATGAGTAATGCGTTAATAAGTGAGTAAATCAATCAGGAATGTTATGTTTTCGCCGAGGTTTAGAAGTAAAGAAGCGTTTTGTTTTTGCAAATGCCTTGTGCATCTTACGTTTGAATGGCGTTGGCGTTGCATGAGTCGGCGGTATGTTTTGCTGCGACAGAGGTGTGATAACAGGCGAGTTGGTCTCGAGTTCTACTT
This genomic interval carries:
- the LOC103574776 gene encoding histone H3.3A, yielding MARTKQTARKSTGGKAPRKQLATKAARKSAPSTGGVKKPHRYRPGTVALREIRRYQKSTELLIRKLPFQRLVREIAQDFKTDLRFQSAAIGALQEASEAYLVGLFEDTNLCAIHAKRVTIMPKDIQLARRIRGERA
- the LOC103574766 gene encoding histone H3.3A, whose amino-acid sequence is MARTKQTARKSTGGKAPRKQLATKAARKSAPSTGGVKKPHRYRPGTVALREIRRYQKSTELLIRKLPFQRLVREIAQDFKTDLRFQSAAIGALQEASEAYLVGLFEDTNLCAIHAKRVTIMPKDIQLARRIRGERA